From the Aquirufa lenticrescens genome, the window CTCGAAAGATTCAGCCACGGCTTTGACAAACTCAAACACTGTTTCTTTATCTCCTTTGATATAATCAAAGAAAATCCCTCCAATTCCACGTGTCTCTTCGCGGTGTGGACTGTAGAAATAGTCGTCCGCCCAGGTTTTGTATTTCGGATAATAGCTCGAATCAAATTGATCACATACGGCTTTTAATTGCTCGTGAAACCACTTCGCTTGCTCTGGAATGATAATATGCGGCGTCAAATCAATACCACCACCAAACCAAAACTCCCCATTACTCAACTCAAAATACCGCACATTCATGTGAATGATGGGTACCCAGGGATTTTCTGGATGCATGACGATAGAAACTCCGGTGGCAAAGAATTCAACTTCTTCGGTCACGTTTAAGCTTGTTACCATCTTCGGATGCAGTGGTCCTTCGACAGCTGAGAAATTAACCCCTGCTTTTTCTAAAATACCTCCCTTAGCTAAAACACGTGACCTTCCACCACCGCCTTCTGCCCGAGTCCACTTGTCCTCTTGAAAAGATGCCACTCCATCTGTGGCAGCAATTCCGGCACAAATCCTGTCTTGTAAGCCTTGAAAATAGGCCGCAATATCGTGTTTATTCATTTTATTGAGGAGAACCCGTCGAATCTGACGCGGTCGCATTATCATCTAACAAAGCATTCATCGAATCCAATTCAGCATCAGATACTTGAAGCGAATCTGGCAAGGCATAAGAACCGTTTGAACAATCGAAATCCTTCTTCACCACGCGGCGATCCAGTTTTTCAAATGGCTGCGGACGGTATTGAGCTAACATCGGATCTTTGACCACTTTTATCATAAAGCGCTTAAAGATCGGCAAAGCTGTTTTCGAACCCTCCCCTAAAGCACCCGTCCTAAAGTGAATCGAACGATCATCGCCACCTACCCAAACACCAGAAATCAAATTATGTGACATACCTATAAACCAACCATCGGAATGGTTCGAAGTCGTACCTGTTTTACCGGCGAAAACGCGAGCATAGCGATTATCTTTGGGCAATAAAATATCGCCTTCCCCATACAACAAGGAGCTACCGGTTCCACTTTCGTGAATGACTCCCTCTAGCATGTAGCGAACTAATTGCGCTGATTCCTTTCGAATAACTTGTTCCATCGTAGGATCAAATCGCTGCAACACCTTTCCATTTTGATCTTGGATCTCTTGAACGAGCATAGGCTCCACATGCATACCTTCATTCACAAAGGCAGAATAAGCGCCTATCATCTCAAAAAGATTCACATCAAAAGAACCTAAACCAATCGAGGCCACCGCCTTTAAAGGACTCTTAATCCCCATTTTCTTAGCGTAATACATCACGGTATCCGCACCTACCTCATTCGTAAGACGAGCGGTAACCGAGTTAATACTTTGGGCTAATGCTCGCTTAATGGGCATTTCTCTACCAGAGAAACTTCCATTTGCATTACCTGGACGCCACATTTCCTTCTCTCCCTTCGCGTTCTCTACTTCGATTTCGAAAGGCTCATCACGCATCATATAACATGGCGAAAGATCCTTAGGTCCATCAATTGCAGAAGTATACACGAATGGTTTAAACGTCGATCCCGGTTGTCGACGACCTTGTTTAACATGATCGTATTTGAAATATTTAAAGTCCAAGCCACCCACCCAGGCCTTAATATGACCCGTAAATGGATCCATCGTCATCATACCTGCTTGCAAGAATTTCTTGTAATATTGAATAGAATCATAGGCACTCATCGTGCGCTTTTCTTCACCCATCGAGTTACGTGAATATACCCACATATCGCGCTTCACATCCTTCATGTAGTGTTTAACGGAGTCAGGGTTCTTGGGGAAACGGGCCGATAAGTACTTATAATATTCCGTACGTTTCGCTACCGTATCGATGAAACCAGGAATCTCTTGACCATTTTCACCTACCCAAGGGTTCTGGTTTGCCCAGTGATTATCAAAGTTCTTTTGCGTTGCACGCATCCCTTCTTCTACTGATTCTTCTGCATAAATCTGCATTTTGGAATCAATCGTCGTCACAATCTTTAGGCCATCCCGGTACAGATCTAATTCAATATCATTCTTTTCAGCCCACTCATTCAGGTATTTCGCCACAGCAACCTTGAAATAATTTCCCGTGCCATCATAAGGAGATTCCTCGTTTTCGCGCAACTCGATAGGCATGACAGAAAGTGAATCGTAATCAGCTTTGCGCAAGTATCCTGCCTTCACCATTTGGGCTAAAACGACATTACGACGCTTCCAGGCTTTGTTTTCTGCCAAAGGTTTTCCTTTATAACGCTTCGGATTATAGGTCGTCGTCGCTTTTTGCAAACCTACTAAAATAGCCGCTTCCTGTATATTTAAACTATCCGGAGTGGTATTGAAATAGGTCTTCGAAGCTACCTTAATTCCATAGGCATTATTGCCATAATCCACCGTGTTCAGATACCATAAAATGATCTCGTCTTTGGTATAAAATCGCTCTAATTTGATAGCCGTAACCCATTCTTTGGACTTATAGATTAACTTATTTAATCCCGGTATATAGCCCAACAGACCTGTCTTCACAAAGCCCTTCTTAGTTCTCGTTTTAAATAAATTCTTAGCTAATTGCTGTGAAATCGTACTTCCACCCCCACGATCACCTCCTTTGGCAATACCCACTAACACACCTGCCCAAGCTTGAAAATCAATTCCGGTATGCTCGTAAAAACGCGCATCTTCCGTCGCTACTAAGGCTTTCACTAAATAGGGAGAAATCTGATTGAAATCGCGAATAGGTGTTCTGTTTTCTGCAAAAAACTTACCAAGAAGTACCCCATCTGCAGAATAAATCTCAGAGGCTTGAGAAAGTTTAGGGTTCTGTAAGTCATCCACACTAGGCATTTCTCCCGTTAAAAAGAAGAAATTAGTCTCGATGACCAATAAATAAACCAACACAAAGAGAGCAGACTTTGCAAAGAACTTATATCCTTTTACAATGGGTTTGTAATAGGGAGTGGTTTTATCTACTTTGGAATCGTAATAGGCCTGCAATTTGCGTCCTTGCGTTTGAACAAAAACTTGCCCTAAAACTACATAGCCTACACAAATGCTGTAAATACGCTCACCTACTACTTTTTTGAAACCCGCTAACAATAACAAGCATAAAGCGGACACTTTCGCAGAAACGAACGCTTTTCCTTGAGCATATTTCTCTTTGATGTTTGCTAGCATATTAGTCAATTTCTAATTTTTCCAAGATACTCATTAAATCAGAAAAATCGCGAAAACCGGGACGGTCTTCTTTTCCTGCCATTAAACCAATTCCTTGGATCGAAGTTTGTTCCACCCATTCCTCTAAATCCTCTTCTGGAACGTCTAAACCTAAAATAATTGGATACTGTGCCGCCCAAATTTCAATCGAGGATTCCATTCCCTGCAAAGATTCTGGCCCCTCGCCCACTAATAAAAAGTGACTTACATAGGGCGCCGCGGAAGCAAATAAGGCAGGTAAATTATCTGTATCTATGTTTACACGAAGTATTTTGGGTAAAACAATGTCTTGAATAAGCACCAGATTCACTTTCGAATCAATCTCAATTGCGTCTGGTTGATGCGAAGCAACTAAGGCCTTTATTTCCTCCGGTTTCAATCCTGCATACTCGCCTACGATCTGAACACCAGCTAACCAGTTCCTAATCTCTGCAAATTTCTCTAAAGGCATCGCTAAAGGGAAACCCAACCATTCCACTCCCATTCCTGCACAGTAGCGCGCATCGGAGAGATTTTCAATCGAACTGACTTTAACTTTCGTTTTTAACATAGACGGTATTTGAATAATGAGCAAAAATACGCTTTGTACACGTATTTACAAAGATTAGCCGTAACTTGCAGTATAATTTCGTCAGGCATTGAACCTGAGCAGCAAATATGGAGAAAAAAGGACGCGTTTTAGTCGCTATGAGCGGCGGAATTGACAGCTCGGTCGCAGCTGTTTTGCTACACGAACAAGGTTATGAGGTCATCGGAATGACGATGAAAACCTGGGATTATGCCAGCTCTGGTGGCGATAAAAAGGAAACTGGCTGCTGTTCTTTGGATTCTATAAATGACGCACGTCACATCGCCGTTTCCCTCGGATTCCCCCACTACATTTTAGATATTAGAGAAGAATTCGGTGATTCGGTTATCGATTACTTCACGAATGAATACATCGAAGGTCGCACCCCTAATCCTTGCGTGATGTGTAATACGCATATTAAATGGGACGCTTTATTGCGTCGTGCTGATCAATTAGGCTGCGAATTTATTGCGACTGGACACTATGCACAGATTCGTCAAGAGAATGGCCGTCATATTATTTCCAAAGGCGTAGACGTTTTGAAGGACCAGAGTTATGTGCTTTGGGGCGTTTCACAAGAGAGTCTTGCCCGTACAATTTTACCTTTAGGTCATTTAACAAAAGCACGTATTCGTGAGATGGCGACAGAGCGTGGATTTGTGGATTTAGTGAATAAGTCGGAGAGTTACGAGATCTGCTTCGTACCGGATAACGATTACCGCGGATTCTTAAAAAGACGCGTTCCTGAATTAGAGGAGCAAGTAAAGGGCGGAAATTTCATCGATACAGAAGGAAAAATCATTGGTAAACACGAGGGTTATCCTTTTTATACGGTGGGCCAAAGAAAGGGACTCGGAAAGGCTTTCGGCTATCCAGCCTTTGTCATCGAAATTCGAAAAGAGACGAATGAAGTGGTGATTGGCAAAGTAGAGGACTTAAATCGCACGGGGATGTGGGTAGGTCAATTAAACCTACAAAAATACGATTCTATTCCTGCAGAAGGCATTGAAACCATCACCAAAGTGCGCTATAAAGATGCCGGAACCGCTGGACACATTGAACAAGTAGGCGATCGCATTAAAGTAGATTTCGCCTTTGATGTCTCCGGAATTGCTCCAGGTCAAGCTGCCGTATTTTACGAGGGCGATGATGTCGTGGGTGGTGGTTGGATCTTAAAGTCTTACCAAAAAGGTAGCGTCTTTGAAAACATCCAATCTTTCCAGACTACTTAATTTTCGTGTGAATGCGGGGCATTTGAATCAGCTCCATATCAAAAATCCGTTTGCCATCAATCTTGAATTGTAGCGCCGTTTGCTCGGAATGAAATCCGTGTTGTCCGGCAGCACCTGGATTTAAAAAGAGCATTTGATTGCGGTTTTGATCCCTTTTTACCTGTAATATGTGGGAATGACCACAGACAAAGATCATCGGTATTCCCATCGAAAAAGTCTCCAATGCATCGGGTTTATAGGACGAAGGCGCACCCGCAATATGCGTCATAGCGACCGTTACTTCCTCGCACGTAAATCGAGCGATTTTGGGAAACATATTACGAATTGTTCGATCATCGATATTCCCATACACGCCATACACAGGCTTCCCAAAACCCATGAGTGTATCCGCCACCGCAACAGAACCCCAATCTCCCCCATGCCAAATCTGATCACAAGCTTCCACGTGTGGAATCAAGCGCGGATCGAGGTAAGAATGGGTATCTGAAAGGACTAAAATCTGCTGCATTACTTATGTAAAGAAATCAATTTACCCGTTGAAATCAATGCTTCAGATTTCCACTGTGCCTTTTCAGCTTCAAATGCCGCTTTCTTATCTGTTGAAATATCCTTTGAAACCCAGGCAGGTGAACCTGCATCTCTCCAAGCAGAATACCAAAAGGACGCCACTCGATGAGAGGATTGAATCATGCGTGCATGTATCGAAGAACCTAACTTAGCACCATAGGCTTGAATAAATTCATCCGTGTAATAACGCTGTGTTTTACCATAACGCTCCACCATTTTGAATGACTTCTCCTCCCCCAAGGCCTGACGAACTTGCGTTTCTGCTTTAAACATATCCGGCAGCAACGCGTGTGACTCTAATAACACTTGGAAGATAAAATCCTGAGGTTTGGCAATATAAGATGCCGCTTGCGGTTGATACAAGGCATAATTCTTTAGCTGAGCTTCTGGAACAAGAGATTCCCACAGCACGTGCATCCCTTTTTGATTCGTTAATTGACCATCGTGATTCTTCGTGGTATGCAACGGAACGTGTGCATCTGATACATAATGGCCTAAATCAGCCGCATAAAATAAGACAGAATCACGCATCTCCTGCTTAAATGCATTGACTAAACGACCATAAACCCGATTTACCTCCCAAGGCACTAAACCTTCTTTACGTAAACTGTCAAAAGAATATTTCGCCACAGCTTGTTTAAAATCATGGGGGATGTCCGTCCGGTAATTAGGACCAAAAACGTTTGCATCCATATCCAAATAATGCTTCGAATCCTCGGTCTTGTCATCTTTACGGCGCACATCTGGGCGAATGGATTGCTGTACGATGTAGTCCTGATTGGCATAGAAAAACAAACCTAAATCTGCCGGCAAAGGGTAAATAGCGATCTGCTGAAGAGTTTTGTGAGCTAAAAAGCCCCAAGAAACCAAGAAACCACAGACAAGAACAAGGGATAATTTGCGCATATTATTTTTTAGTAAGGAATGTTTTAGGAGCGAATCCATATTGTTTTTTAAAGGCACGCGTGAAATAAGCTGGGTCATTAAATCCTACTTGGTAGGCAATTTCAGACACATTCAATTGACCTTTTTCTAATAGAAATCGAGCTTGTTGTAAACGAATCGAGCGAATAAATTCGTTTCCAGCCAGCGAAGTTAACATTTTCAATTTACGATACAGCTGCATTTTGCTCATATCCATTGCCTGCTCTAAATGCTCCACATCAAAATCTGCTTCTTCCAAATGGGAAATGACAACCTGTGTAGCTTTCGCTAAGAATTCATCTTCAAATACGACTTCCTTTTGCAAATCTTGATTCAGAACAGATTCCTGCCAGCTTTTGCGCAGACGCTCTTTCGCTTCTAGTAATTTAGCCACTCTTAATTCCAAAATATCCGCGTGGAATGGTTTGGATATAAAATCATCTGCACCAGACTGCATCCCTTCGATTTGGCTTTCTTGAGAGCTTTTAGAGGTCAATATAACGACAGGAATATGACTCGTCTTCGCATTTTTACGAATCGCTTTACACAAATTAACACCTGACATTCCCGGCATCATCCAATCCGTAATCACCACATCAGGCAAATAAGTCAAGGCCATTTCTAAGCCAGTCTCTCCTCTATCCGCCTCTATCACTTGGAAGGTTCCTTCAAAAATCTCGCGTATAAAGGCCCGCATTTCGGTGTGATCTTCTACAATTAATAAAATCTGTTTCTCTTGCTGAATAGTAACCACTCTTTCACTCATTGACTCAGAAGCTACAGGAAAAGCTCCTGATTTTACCCACGCCGGATCAAAGGCCTCCAGCGTAACAGGGAAATGGATTTTAAAGTCAGAACCCGCACCAAGATCACTTTGGACCTCAATTGAACCTCTGTGCACCTCCATCAATTCTTTACAAAGAGAAAGACCTACTCCCGTTCCCACGCGATCCACTTTCTCAGGAATTTGGTAAAAGCGGTCGAAAATATGCTGAATATGTTCCACACTAATTCCCTTTCCCGTATCAGAAACGTGAATCGAAACGCGTTTAATGGAATCTGTTGTGCCTTGGTAAACCTTATGCAATTCCAACCGAATACCAATGATTCCTTCCTCTGGAGTGAATTTAAAGGCATTCGATAATAGATTCGTGACACATTTTTCGATGATATCAGCATCGTAGTACACGAATAAAGATTCCACCGGAGCATCCCACTTCAATTTAATCTGCTTTTGTTGAGCATAGGCATCGAAGCTTTGTTTGATCGAATGCAATTGGCGAATCAAATCGTGCTTCTCCACGACGGGCTGGACGTTTCCGGATTCGATTTTGGACAAATCAAGCAGCTGATTGATGAGTCTTAGTAGTTTTTGGGCATTTTGGTAAATCGAATTAATCTTCGTCTTTTGGTCTTTATTCAGGCTCGCATTCGAAATAAAATATTTTTCTAATGGACTAGTAATAAGGGTCAATGGCGTCCGCAATTCGTGAGAGATGTTCGTAAAGAAATGCGTCTTCACCTGCTCTAATTCCTGAATACGTTCCTTCTCGATCTCCTTTAAACGCAAATCCGTCCTAAAGGCCTCACGCACTCGAACCTCGCGAATAAAGGCATAAATAATCGCCAATAACGTAATTGCATAAAGTAGATAAGCCCACCAGGTGCGGTACCAAGGTGGCAATACGGTGATCTTTAACACATAGGGTTTTTCTGCCCAAATACCATCCGAATTACTCGCCTTCACCTTGAAAGTATAATCCCCCGGACTCAAGTTAGTATAGGTCACAGAACGCTGTGTTCCTACAAGATTCCACTCCTTCTCAAAGCCTTCTAAGTAATAGGCATAGCGGTTGTTTTTAGGCCTCTGGTATTCTAAAGCCACAAAGTCCAAACTAAATACCGATTGATCCGGCTGCAATACGAGGTGTTTCGTGGACAAGATATCGTAGGTCAGTGGAGAATTTTCTTCTCCCGCTTCTACCTCCTTGTTAAAGATTTTGAGTTTCGTAAAATAGACCGGAGGCACATCTAATCGCATTCGCAAACTATCCGATTTCAAGTAATTCAGACCATTTACACCGCCAAAAAACAACCAGTTTTGGCTATTCTTCGCAATCGCATTCGTCATAAATTCCTTTCCTTGCAATCCATCCGCTTCTTCGAAATTGACAAATTGCAATGTCCTTCCATCCATCTTCGATATCCCGCCATTGGTGGTGAACCACAAATCCCCTTTGGCATCCTCCACCATTCCCCGTAACGAATTACTTCCTAACCCATTATTTACTGTATAGACTTTAAACCCTTTATCAGAGCCCAGGTATTGATTCAAACCTCCACCCTGCGTCATCACCCAAATCCGTTTCTGCCGATCTTGGTAAATTTTATTCACGTGATTATAACTCAAAGCTCCCGATTCCACCGATTTCACATAATGCCGTAATTTCCCCGTGTTCAATTCCAACACATACAAGCCAAAACCCACGGTACCCACCCAAACCTCATTTCCATTCAAAACCCGAATAGCCGCAATGGATTTATTCAAGAAATTAACCTTACCTAAATCCACAAAGGGTACCCGGTATTGTTTGGTCAATGGATTAAAAGCGACCACACCCATTCCTGCCGTTCCTAATAGAAACTCCCCATTAAAGGATTCTAATGTATTAAAATTGGCCTCTCTAATTCCGGGTTTGAAAGGGAAATCCTTCAGCTGGTGGTCTTTGGTAAATAAATTAATCCCCTTACCCCATAAACCTACCCAAACCCCACCATCACCTGAAGGATGGATAAAGTTCACATCGTAAGTCTCTGTGGAGTTCAACTTGTTACTGGAAGCACTTTGGAGATAATGTGTTACCTGACCTGATTTATGATTGAAATAGGATAAACCCACATTGCTTCCTACCCAAACCCCTTTGTTGCCATCTGCTAGCAACGTACTTACCTTATTACTGAGTAATCCTTGCAGGGTATTGGGTTTATAGCGGAGGACGGCGAAGCGCGGCTTTTGGAAAAAAGAAATATTTAATCCTGCTTCCCAAGTACCCACCCAGGTGTTTTGATTCGCATCCGTAAAAAGACTCATCACGGAATTAGAAGATAGCCCTAATTCTGGATCGGGATTTGAAGGGATATTGGTGTAGGATTTAAAATCTTCTTCATTCAGCTTATAAACCCCATTATCCGTCCCTATCCAGAGATTTTGTAGCGCGTCTTTGGCAATTGAAGTCACAATATTTTGACGGGACAAAGGGTCAGAAGCTTGGTAGAAAACGACCTTGAATTGCTGGGTCTTTGGCGTGAATCGATAAATACCCCGACCATCCGTTCCTACTAAAATATCCCCATTTTTCGTTTCAAAAAGTGCGCGCACCCGGTAATTATTCGCCCCAAATTGATAGGGAATATAACTGTGTGCATTCAACTGAGATACTAAATACCCTGTCCGCGTTCCCATCCAAACCGTACCCGAAGAATGCTTGTACAGACGAGCTACTTCCTTCACTAGCGGATTATTCCACTCAGATTCAGCCTTGATGAGTTGATTCGTACGAATATCATAGACCAAATAACCCAGCCCTAAAACAGCCACACCCATTCTGCCTTTACCGATATTGAGAATACTTGGGATATTGGAATTGGACAAATCTTGCCCGGTTGGACCTTTCGTGAAGCGCGTTATTTTACCCGTGGCTAATTCGATCTTATTCAATCCTGAATTACGTGTTCCCACCCATAAATTACCTTCATCGTCTTCGGCTACCGTAAAGATTTCACTCCCGCTCAGGGTTTTGGGATCACTCGGATCATTGCGGTAAATCTTGAAATTATGGCCATCGTAGCGATTCAAACCGTCGCCCGTCGCAAACCAAAGAAAGCCTTTCTTGTCTTGGATGATTTTATAAACCGAACTTTGGGATAATCCTGAGGCCGTACTTAATCGTTCATAACGCGTCTGCTTTTGAGCCTGAAGACTCAAAACGCTGCACAAGGCCAAGAAGAAAAATAGTCTTTTCATTTGAATCTTAAAATTAGGGAATATTACCAGGAAATTGGACGGATTTATCCTGAAATACGTATTTGCAAGAATTGTCCTCGAATTTGAAAGATTCGTCCTATGCAACACCATGCCATCACTGTAATTTTGGAATAAGAATTTTTCTTCGATATGAATAAAACATTTGTTTCATTTAACGTAAAGAATTCAGGAAATAAACTTCCTAAATACCAGCAATTAGTGAATTCACTTTTGCAGGATATTGAGATGGGAGAATTAAAACCTGGCGAGCGATTGCCTTCCATTAATGAGGCTTCGGAAGAATGCTACCTTTCCCGCGACACCGTGGAAAGAGCCTACACCGAATTACATAAAATGGGTGCGATCACGTCCATTTTCCGCAAAGGTTATTTCATCTCTGAATCGAGCTTGAAGGTAAAGACGAAAGTCCTTTTCCTGATCGGTCGGATGACAGAAACAAACCAAACCTTGTACAATGCGTTTCTCGATCATTTTGGCAAAAATGTGATGGTGGATATTTATACCTACCAATACAAGCCGAGAGAGTTTAAAGAAATCATTGGCCAACAATTAGGCAATTACCATTACTACCTGATTCAACCCCATTTAATCGATGAGGATGAAGAAACGGTGAAGATTTTACAGAAAATAGCGGGGGATCGCTTGATTTTATTGGACCAAAACTTCGGAACCATCCGTCACTCCAGTCTCATCTGTCCACCTAACCCATCGCTAAAAAAGATTTTTAATACCCAACTAAACCTGTTTAATAAGTACCGCAGTCTTAATTTAGTTTTGAGCGAAGACGAATACTTCGATCCTGAATTAATCAATGCGTGTAGTGAATTCTGCGAAGCGAATTCATTGAAATTCCAAGTATTAGATGGCCTAGAAGAGGACGATTTTCAACAAAAGGAAATTTATTTCACTTTGTCAGATACCGATCTTTTCCAGGCTATCAAATACGCGGAGAAAAAGAACTGGACTTTAGGTAAAGATATTGGCATCATTTCCTTGAATGATCATCCCTTTAAGGAAATAATAGCCGGAGGAATCACGGTGGTGAGTACTCATCCGGAGAAGTTAGGCCAAAAAGCGGCCGAAATGATCCTCAACAATCAAAAGACGGTAGAGGTCATCGAACCTAGCCTGATTATACGACTATCACTTTAGGGTTTTATTTTGCTTGAAAAGGGCCGTGGATTCACGGCCACTTTTTTTTCACGTAATCGATGTTTCGTTGAAGGCCATTCAACTTCGTTCGCTTGATCGCAGAATACTGAAAAAGGGTTTGAAATACTTCCTCAGACAAGCCTTCCCAATCCACATCTTGTAGATTCGAATCAAATCTCGGTTCATTATGTGGCTTAGAGAATCGATTCCAAGGACACACATCTTGGCAAATATCACAGCCAAAAATCCAGTTTTGAAAATCCCCTTGCAAACTTGCCGGCATTTGGTCTTTTAACTCGATCGTAAAATAGGAAATACATTTGCTTCCATCCACCACATAAGGTGTAATAGCCTCTGTAGGACAAGCGTCAATGCAACGCGTACAGGTGCCACAAAAATCCTTTATAGGACCATCTGGAATTGCCTTCAAATCAATTAGGAGCTCTGCTAGGAAATAAAAACTCCCCTTCTTGGGAATAATCAAATTCGCATTCTTCCCTATCCAACCCAAACCAGACTTCTTCGCCCACGCTTTTTCTAACACAGGTGCAGAATCGACAAACATCCTCCCCGAAAACTCCCCTACCTCATTCTGCAAAGCATCCCATAACTCTTGCATCTTGTCTTTGATGACCCGGTGGTAATCTTCCCCATAGGCATACTTAGAAATCTTAAATGGATTGGCTCGAATTTCTTCCGCCGGAAAATAATTGTAGACTAGAGAAACGACGGTTTGGCAACCGTCCACCAGCTTTCTAGGATCAAGACGTTTATCGAAATGATTCGCCATATAGGCCATTTCTCCGTGTTGATTTGAGTTCAACCAAGCTTCTAAACGCGGCGCTTCTTCCTCCAAGAATCCTGCTTCAGAAATTCCACAAAAGGCAAAACCATACTGCTGTGCTTTGGCCTTAATTAAACGAGAAATTTCTGCTGGACTTTTTGACATTTGTTTAAAATTACGAAGGTCATTTCATTTATGCCAAAGTGTCAGAAAATTGTTTTTGGTATTGAATTTGTAAAGGGAAGAACGCAATCGTAATTTTGTACCATGAAAAAGAAAGAAAACGAACAAACGCCTGAGGAAGAAATTATCAATCAAACAGAAGAAACAAGCCCTGAAACGGAAGAAACAGCTCCCATCGATGAATTAGCGGAGATGAAGGAGAAATACCTTCGCCTGTATTCAGACTTCGAAAATTTCCGTAAACGTACGG encodes:
- a CDS encoding hybrid sensor histidine kinase/response regulator transcription factor codes for the protein MKRLFFFLALCSVLSLQAQKQTRYERLSTASGLSQSSVYKIIQDKKGFLWFATGDGLNRYDGHNFKIYRNDPSDPKTLSGSEIFTVAEDDEGNLWVGTRNSGLNKIELATGKITRFTKGPTGQDLSNSNIPSILNIGKGRMGVAVLGLGYLVYDIRTNQLIKAESEWNNPLVKEVARLYKHSSGTVWMGTRTGYLVSQLNAHSYIPYQFGANNYRVRALFETKNGDILVGTDGRGIYRFTPKTQQFKVVFYQASDPLSRQNIVTSIAKDALQNLWIGTDNGVYKLNEEDFKSYTNIPSNPDPELGLSSNSVMSLFTDANQNTWVGTWEAGLNISFFQKPRFAVLRYKPNTLQGLLSNKVSTLLADGNKGVWVGSNVGLSYFNHKSGQVTHYLQSASSNKLNSTETYDVNFIHPSGDGGVWVGLWGKGINLFTKDHQLKDFPFKPGIREANFNTLESFNGEFLLGTAGMGVVAFNPLTKQYRVPFVDLGKVNFLNKSIAAIRVLNGNEVWVGTVGFGLYVLELNTGKLRHYVKSVESGALSYNHVNKIYQDRQKRIWVMTQGGGLNQYLGSDKGFKVYTVNNGLGSNSLRGMVEDAKGDLWFTTNGGISKMDGRTLQFVNFEEADGLQGKEFMTNAIAKNSQNWLFFGGVNGLNYLKSDSLRMRLDVPPVYFTKLKIFNKEVEAGEENSPLTYDILSTKHLVLQPDQSVFSLDFVALEYQRPKNNRYAYYLEGFEKEWNLVGTQRSVTYTNLSPGDYTFKVKASNSDGIWAEKPYVLKITVLPPWYRTWWAYLLYAITLLAIIYAFIREVRVREAFRTDLRLKEIEKERIQELEQVKTHFFTNISHELRTPLTLITSPLEKYFISNASLNKDQKTKINSIYQNAQKLLRLINQLLDLSKIESGNVQPVVEKHDLIRQLHSIKQSFDAYAQQKQIKLKWDAPVESLFVYYDADIIEKCVTNLLSNAFKFTPEEGIIGIRLELHKVYQGTTDSIKRVSIHVSDTGKGISVEHIQHIFDRFYQIPEKVDRVGTGVGLSLCKELMEVHRGSIEVQSDLGAGSDFKIHFPVTLEAFDPAWVKSGAFPVASESMSERVVTIQQEKQILLIVEDHTEMRAFIREIFEGTFQVIEADRGETGLEMALTYLPDVVITDWMMPGMSGVNLCKAIRKNAKTSHIPVVILTSKSSQESQIEGMQSGADDFISKPFHADILELRVAKLLEAKERLRKSWQESVLNQDLQKEVVFEDEFLAKATQVVISHLEEADFDVEHLEQAMDMSKMQLYRKLKMLTSLAGNEFIRSIRLQQARFLLEKGQLNVSEIAYQVGFNDPAYFTRAFKKQYGFAPKTFLTKK
- a CDS encoding GntR family transcriptional regulator, which encodes MNKTFVSFNVKNSGNKLPKYQQLVNSLLQDIEMGELKPGERLPSINEASEECYLSRDTVERAYTELHKMGAITSIFRKGYFISESSLKVKTKVLFLIGRMTETNQTLYNAFLDHFGKNVMVDIYTYQYKPREFKEIIGQQLGNYHYYLIQPHLIDEDEETVKILQKIAGDRLILLDQNFGTIRHSSLICPPNPSLKKIFNTQLNLFNKYRSLNLVLSEDEYFDPELINACSEFCEANSLKFQVLDGLEEDDFQQKEIYFTLSDTDLFQAIKYAEKKNWTLGKDIGIISLNDHPFKEIIAGGITVVSTHPEKLGQKAAEMILNNQKTVEVIEPSLIIRLSL
- the queG gene encoding tRNA epoxyqueuosine(34) reductase QueG, which produces MSKSPAEISRLIKAKAQQYGFAFCGISEAGFLEEEAPRLEAWLNSNQHGEMAYMANHFDKRLDPRKLVDGCQTVVSLVYNYFPAEEIRANPFKISKYAYGEDYHRVIKDKMQELWDALQNEVGEFSGRMFVDSAPVLEKAWAKKSGLGWIGKNANLIIPKKGSFYFLAELLIDLKAIPDGPIKDFCGTCTRCIDACPTEAITPYVVDGSKCISYFTIELKDQMPASLQGDFQNWIFGCDICQDVCPWNRFSKPHNEPRFDSNLQDVDWEGLSEEVFQTLFQYSAIKRTKLNGLQRNIDYVKKKWP